From Acidobacteriota bacterium, one genomic window encodes:
- a CDS encoding ATP synthase F0 subunit B encodes MMFPLLTSLFASIELLSSMPLGYRFINFAIFAIALGAVLYKPLTQGLQARANSIEEELQRAGKEIAAAEAKMKELDTRISRLDDEINNIKQQAERDAKAERERIAQTTKEDAERLRAMARLEIEGAMKAARTELRAFTASQAVEMAEAIIRRELKDADRDQLVTRYVDRMERVN; translated from the coding sequence ATGATGTTTCCTCTCTTAACCAGCCTGTTCGCCTCAATCGAACTCCTCTCCTCAATGCCGCTTGGCTATCGCTTTATCAACTTTGCCATTTTTGCGATTGCACTTGGGGCGGTTCTCTATAAACCACTCACGCAGGGGTTGCAGGCCCGCGCCAATTCAATCGAGGAAGAACTTCAGCGAGCTGGAAAAGAAATCGCTGCCGCCGAAGCCAAAATGAAAGAGTTAGATACCCGTATCAGCCGACTTGATGACGAAATCAACAACATCAAGCAGCAAGCTGAACGCGATGCCAAAGCTGAGCGCGAACGAATTGCACAAACCACCAAAGAAGATGCCGAACGGTTGCGCGCGATGGCCCGCCTTGAAATTGAAGGTGCGATGAAAGCGGCCCGGACTGAACTCCGGGCATTTACCGCCTCGCAGGCAGTCGAAATGGCAGAAGCAATCATCCGGCGTGAGTTGAAAGACGCTGACCGCGATCAACTGGTTACTCGCTATGTTGACCGCATGGAGCGGGTGAACTGA
- the atpH gene encoding ATP synthase F1 subunit delta, with product MSITALANRYARALVDVTAAKGEMKEVFTEISAFQTLVATHAELHEVVVNPTIPQNQKEVLLVTLTTRMKLRPTTVNFLSLLLRNQRLAYLGEIVEALRREIDIRTNVVAADVTTAGALAETQKVTIEKRLQQVTGKAVRINYTVDPTIIGGVVSRIGSRIYDGSIRNQLDSYRTALSQN from the coding sequence ATGAGCATTACCGCCCTTGCCAATCGTTATGCCCGTGCTTTGGTTGATGTGACTGCGGCCAAAGGCGAAATGAAAGAAGTGTTTACTGAGATCAGCGCGTTTCAGACCCTGGTCGCCACCCACGCCGAACTCCACGAAGTCGTGGTCAATCCAACAATTCCCCAAAACCAGAAAGAAGTGCTGCTGGTCACGCTGACCACCCGCATGAAGCTGCGCCCGACAACGGTGAATTTCCTGAGTCTACTGCTGCGCAATCAGCGTCTGGCCTATTTAGGTGAAATTGTGGAGGCATTACGACGCGAAATTGACATTCGGACCAATGTGGTCGCCGCCGATGTCACCACCGCTGGCGCCCTGGCTGAAACCCAAAAAGTCACGATTGAAAAACGCCTCCAGCAAGTCACCGGAAAAGCCGTTCGGATCAACTACACGGTGGATCCAACGATTATCGGAGGTGTGGTCTCACGGATTGGAAGCCGCATTTATGACGGCTCAATTCGCAATCAGTTAGACAGCTATCGCACAGCTCTGAGCCAAAACTAG
- a CDS encoding ATP synthase F0 subunit B — protein sequence MIDACLLPQLLLFAELLSVDYSLVVIIVLFIVLAVLLNSLIFNPILKVLEERERLTSGSISGARHLLEEYDRRLKDYESALKDARLVAYEQMEKHRSAAMKERTDMLNTVRAETTADIAKAKSEIEAQVKKARTALEKDASVMAATISTSILGRQVGGPR from the coding sequence ATGATAGACGCATGCCTATTACCTCAACTTCTGCTTTTCGCCGAATTGTTGAGCGTTGACTATTCTCTCGTCGTTATCATCGTCCTTTTCATTGTTTTAGCGGTTCTGCTCAACAGCCTGATCTTCAATCCGATCCTGAAAGTGCTCGAAGAGCGGGAACGCCTGACCAGCGGTTCCATCAGCGGTGCCCGGCACCTGCTCGAAGAATACGACCGCCGGCTCAAAGACTATGAATCGGCACTTAAAGATGCGCGCCTTGTGGCCTATGAACAGATGGAAAAACATCGTTCAGCCGCAATGAAGGAACGCACTGATATGCTTAACACCGTGCGTGCCGAAACCACGGCTGACATTGCCAAGGCCAAGAGTGAAATCGAAGCTCAGGTCAAGAAAGCCCGCACGGCACTTGAAAAAGATGCCTCGGTGATGGCCGCCACGATTTCGACCTCAATTCTTGGTCGTCAAGTTGGAGGTCCACGATGA